Below is a window of Bacteroidota bacterium DNA.
CGCAGCAGCGAAAGTAGTTGTGGGAAATGTCCTTTGCGGGAAGCTTGTTGTGGCAAGGTAAGTAAGTTCAAGAAAATCGATGACAGCATTCATAAACCGCTCTACGACAAGATGCATGCAAAGCTGAACAAAGACAAAAACTACACCCGTTTTCTCACCAAACGCAGAAGTAGCACGGTAGAACCCGTTTTAGGCACACTCATCAACTTTATGGGCATGAAAAAAGTATATGCACGGGGCATGAAAGCAGCCAATAAACATGTATTGATGGCAGCTTTAGCCTACAACCAGAAAAAACTATTGAAATTTGTGCCTAAAAAAGTCCGGAGCAATGCCCAAGAATTAGCAGTTCCGCAAGGAATATTCGGGTTTATTGAAAACACGCTGCTCCAAATTGAAAAAGGTCTTTTTAGCGCCACTCAAAAACACAGCTATTTTTCTCCGCTCCTCAACTAAACCTTGCTTAAATCGCTTCTAATAAAGCCGTTTTTTAGGTGTTTTTACTTTTAGTTTGATGAAAGGGGTGGTTGTGCAACGGTTACCCGTGTTAGGCACAGTTATTATGTCATTTTGGGCATTACCAAGTTCAACAATTCGTCTATTTTCTTTTCATCGTCCTTGCGTATCTTTGTCTTTGTGTTGTTCACGGTCTTTCTTGCACGATACCAAGTCCAAATATTAATAGAAAGAGCAATACCCCTTATTTCGTCTTCCAAATCGGAAATTGCATCTTTAATTATCTCCGGTTTAATTGTTTCAACGGTCAATTCAATTTGTTCATTTAGTCCTGGTTCGTTTGGAAAAGTTTCTTTGACTTCGTCATAATAGTCATGCAGTAAGTCAAAGACTTGAAATATTTTATTCTTACCATTCAATCGGTAGGCTGTAATTGGGTCAAGTTTTGAAAGTTCGTTAATTGATTTTGTGTAATGTTCTTCTGTTTCTTCAAGTGATTCAGCAACATTATCTTCAACAAAACCTCCAATTATTCCAGCATAGAGTTGGTTAATAAATTGTTTTGCTTCATCAGTCTGTTCGTTTTTAGGGATTCGTTCTAAAACCTTTTGTGAAAGAAGATTTGTTATTTCGCTTGTGTCAAGCTTGTTGAATGTGAAATGTGTTTCCAAAAGATAGAATAAAACTTGCTTTTTTGTTTTCCTATCTTCTTTACGTGTTCTAAACCACTGACCAAGTTCATTTAAGAACCAACCAAAAGCAACACTTAAAAGCGCTGCAATATATGTCCAGTCAAACTTTCCCAATTTTTTTAAATTACTTTATTCATATCAATATCATAACCTGAATTTCTAAGCTCTCGTGCAATTTTGAGATGCCAAGCATCCTCATTATCCATTTTTACATAAACAACCCCAGATATATCATTTGGTGTTTCAATTTCGTCTTTAACTAATGCGCAAACATTCTCTCTTCCTATTTTGCCAATTAAAAAACCGTGTTCAAAAACAACATTTTGCCTTGCTCGATTTTTCAAATTAGGTTTTTCTTCATTTTTTGCACCGATGTCGCATGGTGTGTAAAGCACAATTCCAAAGCCTACATTAGAATACGCTTCAATTTTTTCAATTACAGTTTTACTTCCACTTGCTTGTTCATGAAGTATAATCGGTTTTAAACCTAATTTTTCAATAAATCGTGCTGTTTTGGTTTTGGCCTCATCGTCATGTCCATGAACAATAAATACTTGTGATTTGTCCAATGGAATTGATTTTTCTGCTACAGCATATTTTTCTTCGACTGTTGACTTAAGTAAATCTGTCTTTGCTCTGAGCTTTTTTAGATTATCTAATTTGTAGTTGACTTTGTCTTTAAACTCTTTAAGTTCTTGCGCAGGAGATGTTCTACCACCTAAGAAGCCGAAGGAAAATGAGCCAGCATCATCATATCTTTTTTTGTATTCATTGTATTCCTTATTGAAAGCATGCTTTAAATATTCTGAATTGTAGTCATTCCAATTTGAGAAGTCTTCACGATTGGTTTTAAAAGCCTCTTGAGTTGTTATTTGTCTATTAAATATTTCGTCACCAATTGCAATTCTTTCGTCCAAAATTCTATTGAATTCTTCTTTAGGAGTAGTTAATTCTGTTGGTGTCTGGTCGACAGCTATTGGTTGTTGCTTTTTTGCCATTGTAATTCGTCTGTTTTATAATTGTGCCTAACGGTTCTCAGCTATACGCAGGCAGGGATTTTAACCACTGAACTTCCTACGAAGAACTGAACTTTAATTTTATTACTTTCCTGTTATACGAAGCACGAAACCCCTGCTTGCGTATAGGTGATGTTATAGCCAGTGGTTTTCTGATTCATATATTTATATCATTGATTTACAATGTTTTAATCGCAAGGTAATGGAAAAGATTCTCTCAAAAAAAGAGTCTTTCCTTTATAACCATATAGCCACGTAGAATAATCTTCTATTTGTGGCATTTTCATATTTTTGGTTGTAAATTTCTGTTTTGTACTACATTCTGTAAAAAAGTCCTTATGAATATGGGGACCTGACAATACAAAAAGTACCTTACCTATATGGAAATAGCCTAAATATTTATATTGCTCACTTAGCTCTGTTTGCATAGTAATAGAAATAGCATATTCATCATCTTTAAGTTGAGTAAAAGAAACTGACCAAATTAATGATTCTTTATAGTAAGAGCATTGCTGTTCTTTTTTTAATAACGAATCTAATATTGCTTCAAATTCAATATTTACTATATTGATTTTTTTCAATGTCTTAGTCACATTGTATGTATCTTGAGCTATTAATAAATTATTCTTGCCAATCAATAATAAGGCAGCCAATAGTATGAGTTTTGAAAAAAATGGTTTCATAAGATTATCGTTATTTTGGTGGTGCCACAATAATTGCGGGTAATTCAATTGGTTTTATAAAGTCCTCGGGTTTTGAATGTTGATTATATTGAATATAGTTTCCATCCCCTGGTGTGTATATTTTGAAAACAGGTTTATGTGTGTTTGTGTAAGTTTCCACCCATCGAGAGAAACCTATATCGCCTGTTCCATCATAAAGTCCTGACGGATAGGGTGTATTTCCAGGGTGATTGTGATTGTGACCTCGTACAGTATAACCAAATCTAAATTGAGTATAAAACATATCGGCAGCTCCTCTTTCTGTAGATTTCTCGTGAGAAGACGTTAAATAATTCAGCCCCTTATCTCCTGCAATTCCTAACATAGTTTGACTCCATTCAACTTGTGTGTTGTTTGCTAAAAACTCAAATAAATTTGTAGCGGTTTCGTCTCCACGTACTTTAATTATGGAATAATTATGCCAAGTATCGTCAGCTCCTTTTGTATTTTGGGAATATTGGTTTCCTAATATTCCTTTTTGAAGTTGAATAGATTGGCTTTCATCGCTATTATATAGTACATCAAAATCATCGTCTGTTTCTCTTAATAACACAATATTCCCTTGATTGTCCACCTGATAATCGTCCTCAAATGCACCTGTGGGATCTGTCCAATATATAGGATTGCAAAAGAATGCTCTGTATGGCGACCAACCTGGTGCTTTTGCCGCCAATGGGTCAACTCCCCATTTTACTATTCTTAGAGGCTTTAAGTCGTTTGAACGACCAAGACTGTCGTTCTTTCCATAAAAAACAGCGATGTAACTGGTTCTGTCATACTCGGCTCTCTCAAAAATACTTAAGGTATCGCCATAGTGATACACCCATACTTCTTGGGAAGATTTTGCCGTTGTATCTTCAAACATTGCATAGGGAGAAGAATAGGGAGCTTGTGCATATATCACTCCGCTACTTATAACCCCTAACAAGAAAATTAATCCAAGTTTTTTCATAATTCGATTTTATTTGGTTGCGTGTTTTTTCCGTTTTTGTTCGGTTTCCTTAGTCATTTCCTGATAACGTTCTTCACTAATTTTTCGGTATCCTGTCCATTCTATAAAATGCCCCACACTATCCATTGCCTCAAATTTTTTTATCAAATCGGGATGTTTCTCTATTTGTGAATAGTCATTTAGCCCTTTTGCTTCCATTGCATTGTCTAATTTGTATTTGAGGCAAGAGAAACGTTTTAGCTGTGCTTCTGATATGGGACGGTATTTAATGGCTGTTTCAAGGACTTCTTCAACAAAAGAGTCGCAAATAATGTCATTTCGTTCTATATAGTATCTAAGTAAGTCATCTAAGCAAAGAACAAGGTTTTCCTGTTCATTAAGCGATTTCATATATAAACCGCTTTTGCGTGCTTCTTCCGTAATTTCAAGTTGAGCAATATAGTCCTCACTTGGCATATAGCGATAAAACGATGTCAATTCAAGATTCCACCACACTCCGTTTTCGTCCTGCTGTCTCACGTAAACGTGCATAGGTGCAGTAGCAAGAAATGCGGATGCTCCGTATTCATCACACCATATTTTGTACAAATAAGGAAGACTGCGACAATTTCCTAAATGTGTTTGAAGTAAATGATAAACAAGTCCTGTTGTGTCGTTCGTATAGTTTGCATAGTCATAATGGTAACGCTGATAACCATTTGGTGTAACGGTTGTATCGGTCATATAGGTGTGGACAGCCCAATTTTTAGCAGTCTTATACTTTCCGTAACCTGCTGAATTAATCATTTGGTTAAAAATAGTCAGTTTACTTTTGATTTCCTGATTGTACCATTCCCAATTTAATGTTCCTCCCATATAAGCGTTGTCTATCAAAAATACTGCCCTTTTAAAACTGATTGGTTTCCTGTTTTCCAACATATCTTTGATTTCCTCATAAGCTTGTCTGAACAAATCGGTTGTTATATTTTCGGATTTCTTCAATTCGGTTGAACTTATCAAAGAATCAACGGAGGCGGAAACAATATTTCTATTTTCAAAAATAACGTGAGATATAGTAGGATCGGTAAGCTGTTCTTCCAAATTTTTATCCGTGCCAAAGTAAAGAACCTTCGCCCCAAAAACTGTCAATGTGGTAAATGTCAAGATTGAAAGTGTTATTTTCATCGTCTTGAATTTTCTGTTTCCAAAAGTAAATATTTTTTTCATAATACCATTATTCAATGTTTGCACTGTCGTTTCCTACCATTGGCTATAACGTTTTGCAGCTTGGCGAAGGTGGCGGTTTTTTAGCATAAAAGTTCAATCGAAGAACTTGTCTTGTCCTGAAATAAGTTTACACATTTTAACCTTTAAAAAAGTAAACTATGACAGACAAAAAAACAGAAAATCAGTTGTTTAAAAAGCAAAAAAGAACGCTTACTTTTCACGATGACGAATTCAAAAGAAAAGTTATTGCAGAGTATTTGGATGGTAACGCTTCCAAAGAATCAATTCAAAAAAAGTACGGTATTAAAGCAGACAGTGCCATTACCCGTTGGATGCGAAAATTTGGAATTGTAGATCCTTTTGCAAAAACGCCTTACCTTGGCTTCGTGAAAGAACATCATTTAAAAAAGAAAGACCCGGGCAAATTGGAGCTTGAAAACAAAGCGCTTCAGAAAAAAATCAGAGACCTGGAAGCCAAACTAACACAAGAAAAACTGCGTGCAGAAATGTATGCCAGAGTGATAGAAAAGGCTGAAAATGAAATGAATATCCCTATCTTAAAAAAGTCAGACACCAAGTAATCCTTGAGATGAAAATGACCTATTCGCAACATAGCCTAAGCGATTATTGTCGGTTATTTGGTGTTTCCAGGCAATCGTTCTATCAGCATTTTAGAACAAAAGAACATAAAAGTTTCCACAACGAAATGATTCTACAACAAGTCAAAATGATTCGGGAAGAACATCCACGATTGGGTACCAGAAAACTCATGGTTTTGCTGTACCCTTTCCTCCATGAACATCAAATTACATTAGGCAGAGATGCTCTGTTTGACCTTCTGGGGCATCACAAAATGCTTGTTAAAAAACGAAAAAGACAGGTACAAACAACCTTTTCTAAACACTGGATGCGCAAGTGGCCCAACCTTGTAAAAAACTATGAGGCAGACACCATAAACCACCTTTGGGTTAGTGACATCACTTATTGGAAATCCGGCAACCACACCTTTTACATTAGTTTGATAACCGATGTGCGTTCACGTAAAATCATCGGATACAGCCTGGATAATAACCTAAAAGCTCAATCAAGTCTGGAAGCCTTAAATATGGCTATCTGCTACAAACCCCATCAAACCGCCCACATCATCCATCACTCAGACAGAGGCTCTCAATACTGCTCTGCCGAATATGTAGCCAAGCTCCTAGAAAACAACATCAAAATAAGCATGACCGAGTCAGGCGAACCCACAGACAATGCCTACGCTGAAAGAGTAAATGGAATTTTAAAAGAAGAATACCTTTACCAATACAACCCTAAAAACATGGCTCAAGCTAAAGCTATTTTGGCTCAAACTATTCAACTTTACAACCAAAAAAGACCTCATTTGAGTTTAGAAAATCAAACCCCAAACCATGTTTTTAAAACCCATACACGAAAGTTTAATAGACTTTGGAAATCCTATCAAAAAACTAATTTTGTAAACCCATGACAGGATGTAAATATTATTGTAAACTTGTATCAGGATTTAGCAACACAAACTGTAAACTTTTTTTAGGACGAGACAACTGCACTTGAACCTACCACTAAACTGTCATACGAAGCACTGAACCCGCCATTTTGCCAAACTGCTGTTAGGCGGTCGCCCATTTGGTTTTAAAAATTTATTCCTTCCATCGCTATAAGTAATTTTTCAATTTTTTCTTTGCACTCATTCAGAAAGTTGTCAGTTTTAATAATGTCATTTTCCCAAGTGTCAAGCGACAAGTTTGTATAATGAGCATAAAATGGCCACCAATTACTTTCTTTGCGAGAAAATATATCTAGCTTGTTCAAATTCTCGTGAAGAGTTTTTCTGTTCTCTTCGGATATTCTGTAAACATTGGGATTGTTGCATAATCCATAATGACAACGATTACCTTCAAAAGTGAAACCTATCCAACATTTCCCTTGCCAATTTGAATTTGTCAAGTGAAATCTAACATATTGTTCTT
It encodes the following:
- a CDS encoding nucleotide-binding protein, which gives rise to MAKKQQPIAVDQTPTELTTPKEEFNRILDERIAIGDEIFNRQITTQEAFKTNREDFSNWNDYNSEYLKHAFNKEYNEYKKRYDDAGSFSFGFLGGRTSPAQELKEFKDKVNYKLDNLKKLRAKTDLLKSTVEEKYAVAEKSIPLDKSQVFIVHGHDDEAKTKTARFIEKLGLKPIILHEQASGSKTVIEKIEAYSNVGFGIVLYTPCDIGAKNEEKPNLKNRARQNVVFEHGFLIGKIGRENVCALVKDEIETPNDISGVVYVKMDNEDAWHLKIARELRNSGYDIDMNKVI
- a CDS encoding IS3 family transposase; the encoded protein is MTYSQHSLSDYCRLFGVSRQSFYQHFRTKEHKSFHNEMILQQVKMIREEHPRLGTRKLMVLLYPFLHEHQITLGRDALFDLLGHHKMLVKKRKRQVQTTFSKHWMRKWPNLVKNYEADTINHLWVSDITYWKSGNHTFYISLITDVRSRKIIGYSLDNNLKAQSSLEALNMAICYKPHQTAHIIHHSDRGSQYCSAEYVAKLLENNIKISMTESGEPTDNAYAERVNGILKEEYLYQYNPKNMAQAKAILAQTIQLYNQKRPHLSLENQTPNHVFKTHTRKFNRLWKSYQKTNFVNP